Proteins encoded together in one Heliangelus exortis chromosome 13, bHelExo1.hap1, whole genome shotgun sequence window:
- the IRX6 gene encoding iroquois-class homeodomain protein IRX-6 isoform X6 — protein sequence MSFSQFGYPYSTTSQFFVPASPSTTCCEAAPRSVPDASSAPAAASLCCSPYESRLLAPGRAELNAALGMYGAPYAAGQGYGNYLPYSAEPAALYTALNPQYEIKEGAGTLHSGISQPAAYYSYDHSLGQYQYDSRYGTVDFSGTARRKNATRETTSTLKTWLYEHRKNPYPTKGEKIMLAIITKMTLTQVSTWFANARRRLKKENKMTWSPKNKAGDDRKDENPREEEEYCTESRADQKICKEDKELQFSDLDDLEEEDEEEEAGKPEKGRASSLQEAPSLGAALPETPRSDCSLPGPFRAFACAKASAVDFSPAALPGPPSLYAPAEKPRIWSLARTAGASTTRRGSPEGRGAEGGSCAAAELPLSAKAFRSSAFNLQPLSRSCASHRGLGEPCQYAAAAGEGTGRGAKGGPGGAELGGTCLDRLRTAFRPVLRR from the exons ATGTCCTTCTCTCAGTTCGGATACCCCTACAGCACCACTTCACAG TTTTTCGTGCCCGCCAGCCCCAGCACGACCTGCTGTGAGGCTGCCCCCCGCTCCGTGCCGGATGCCTCCTCGGCGCCGGCCGCCgcctccctctgctgctccccgTACGAGAGCCGGCTCCTGGCGCCTGGCCGCGCCGAGCTCAATGCGGCGCTGGGCATGTACGGAGCCCCGTACGCCGCCGGCCAGGGCTACGGCAATTACCTGCCCTACAGCGCCGAGCCCGCCGCGCTCTACACCGCGCTG aatCCCCAGTATGAAATCAAGGAAGGCGCCGGCACATTGCACTCGGGAATCTCGCAGCCCGCTGCCTACTACTCCTACGATCATTCCTTGGGGCAGTACCAGTACGACAG CAGGTACGGGACGGTGGATTTCAGTGGTACGGCCAGACGCAAAAATGCAACGAGAGAGACGACGAGCACTCTCAAGACCTGGTTGTACGAACACCGCAAAAATCCCTACCCCACCAAAGGAGAGAAAATCATGCTGGCCATCATCACCAAAATGACCCTGACACAAGTGTCCACTTGGTTTGCTAACGCCAGACGGAGgctcaagaaagaaaacaaaatgaccTGGTCCCCCAAGAACAAAGCGGGAGATGACAGGAAAGATGAAAACCCGCGGGAAGAGGAGGAATACTGCACGGAGAGCAGAG CAGACCAGAAGATCTGCAAGGAGGACAAGGAGCTGCAGTTCAGCGACTTGGACGACctagaggaggaggatgaggaagaggaggcggGGAAGCCGGAGAAGGGCCGCGCCAGCTCCCTGCAGGAAGCCCCCAGCCTCGGCGCGGCGCTGCCCGAGACTCCGCGGAGCGACTGCAGCCTGCCCGGCCCCTTCCGCGCCTTTGCCTGCGCCAAGGCGTCCGCCGTAGACTTCAGCCCCGCCGCCCTGCCCGGCCCGCCGTCGCTCTACGCGCCCGCGGAGAAGCCGCGAATCTGGTCGCTGGCGCGCACCGCCGGGGCCAGCACGACGCGCCGGGGCAGCCCCGAGGGCCGCGGCGCGGAGGGGGGCAGCTGCGCGGCGGCAGAGCTGCCCCTGTCCGCCAAGGCCTTCCGGAGCTCTGCTTTCAACTTGCAGCCGCTCTCGCGGAGCTGCGCGTCCCACCGCGGGCTGGGCGAGCCGTGCCAGTACGCGGCTGCGGCGGGCGAAG GCACCGGACGGGGCGCCAAGGGCGGCCCGGGAGGCGCCGAGCTGGGTGGCACCTGCCTGGACAGACTGCGAACGGCGTTCCGGCCGGTGCTGCGGAGGTGA
- the IRX6 gene encoding iroquois-class homeodomain protein IRX-6 isoform X3 has product MHTDQAGAGRKEQYGSFGIFESNYFLKSFVCLINRAPFPRVPASHSVYFQVSIISYFSPGSLSPSSPPYPPNTFSPPLPSCTTTDAHTLLNSPRWGCLDSHWAPSRSLLSSPQFFVPASPSTTCCEAAPRSVPDASSAPAAASLCCSPYESRLLAPGRAELNAALGMYGAPYAAGQGYGNYLPYSAEPAALYTALNPQYEIKEGAGTLHSGISQPAAYYSYDHSLGQYQYDRYGTVDFSGTARRKNATRETTSTLKTWLYEHRKNPYPTKGEKIMLAIITKMTLTQVSTWFANARRRLKKENKMTWSPKNKAGDDRKDENPREEEEYCTESRADQKICKEDKELQFSDLDDLEEEDEEEEAGKPEKGRASSLQEAPSLGAALPETPRSDCSLPGPFRAFACAKASAVDFSPAALPGPPSLYAPAEKPRIWSLARTAGASTTRRGSPEGRGAEGGSCAAAELPLSAKAFRSSAFNLQPLSRSCASHRGLGEPCQYAAAAGEGTGRGAKGGPGGAELGGTCLDRLRTAFRPVLRR; this is encoded by the exons ATGCACACGGACCAAGCAGGGGCGGGAAGGAAGGAACAGTACGGATCTTTTGGCATTTTCGAGAGCAATTATTTCCTTAAAAGTTTTGTCTGCTTGATTAATCGTGCCCCCTTCCCAAGGGTTCCCGCTTCCCATTCCGTTTATTTCCAGGTTTCTATAATTAGTTACTTCAGCCCGGGCTCGCTatccccctcctcacccccctaCCCCCCTAACactttctccccccccctcccttcctgcaCAACCACAGACGCGCATACGCTTCTAAATTCCCCCCGATGGGGCTGCCTCGACAGTCACTGGGCGCCGTCCcgctctctcctctcttctccgCAGTTTTTCGTGCCCGCCAGCCCCAGCACGACCTGCTGTGAGGCTGCCCCCCGCTCCGTGCCGGATGCCTCCTCGGCGCCGGCCGCCgcctccctctgctgctccccgTACGAGAGCCGGCTCCTGGCGCCTGGCCGCGCCGAGCTCAATGCGGCGCTGGGCATGTACGGAGCCCCGTACGCCGCCGGCCAGGGCTACGGCAATTACCTGCCCTACAGCGCCGAGCCCGCCGCGCTCTACACCGCGCTG aatCCCCAGTATGAAATCAAGGAAGGCGCCGGCACATTGCACTCGGGAATCTCGCAGCCCGCTGCCTACTACTCCTACGATCATTCCTTGGGGCAGTACCAGTACGACAG GTACGGGACGGTGGATTTCAGTGGTACGGCCAGACGCAAAAATGCAACGAGAGAGACGACGAGCACTCTCAAGACCTGGTTGTACGAACACCGCAAAAATCCCTACCCCACCAAAGGAGAGAAAATCATGCTGGCCATCATCACCAAAATGACCCTGACACAAGTGTCCACTTGGTTTGCTAACGCCAGACGGAGgctcaagaaagaaaacaaaatgaccTGGTCCCCCAAGAACAAAGCGGGAGATGACAGGAAAGATGAAAACCCGCGGGAAGAGGAGGAATACTGCACGGAGAGCAGAG CAGACCAGAAGATCTGCAAGGAGGACAAGGAGCTGCAGTTCAGCGACTTGGACGACctagaggaggaggatgaggaagaggaggcggGGAAGCCGGAGAAGGGCCGCGCCAGCTCCCTGCAGGAAGCCCCCAGCCTCGGCGCGGCGCTGCCCGAGACTCCGCGGAGCGACTGCAGCCTGCCCGGCCCCTTCCGCGCCTTTGCCTGCGCCAAGGCGTCCGCCGTAGACTTCAGCCCCGCCGCCCTGCCCGGCCCGCCGTCGCTCTACGCGCCCGCGGAGAAGCCGCGAATCTGGTCGCTGGCGCGCACCGCCGGGGCCAGCACGACGCGCCGGGGCAGCCCCGAGGGCCGCGGCGCGGAGGGGGGCAGCTGCGCGGCGGCAGAGCTGCCCCTGTCCGCCAAGGCCTTCCGGAGCTCTGCTTTCAACTTGCAGCCGCTCTCGCGGAGCTGCGCGTCCCACCGCGGGCTGGGCGAGCCGTGCCAGTACGCGGCTGCGGCGGGCGAAG GCACCGGACGGGGCGCCAAGGGCGGCCCGGGAGGCGCCGAGCTGGGTGGCACCTGCCTGGACAGACTGCGAACGGCGTTCCGGCCGGTGCTGCGGAGGTGA
- the IRX6 gene encoding iroquois-class homeodomain protein IRX-6 isoform X4 yields the protein MHTDQAGAGRKEQYGSFGIFESNYFLKSFVCLINRAPFPRVPASHSVYFQVSIISYFSPGSLSPSSPPYPPNTFSPPLPSCTTTDAHTLLNSPRWGCLDSHWAPSRSLLSSPQFFVPASPSTTCCEAAPRSVPDASSAPAAASLCCSPYESRLLAPGRAELNAALGMYGAPYAAGQGYGNYLPYSAEPAALYTALNPQYEIKEGAGTLHSGISQPAAYYSYDHSLGQYQYDRYGTVDFSGTARRKNATRETTSTLKTWLYEHRKNPYPTKGEKIMLAIITKMTLTQVSTWFANARRRLKKENKMTWSPKNKAGDDRKDENPREEEEYCTESRDQKICKEDKELQFSDLDDLEEEDEEEEAGKPEKGRASSLQEAPSLGAALPETPRSDCSLPGPFRAFACAKASAVDFSPAALPGPPSLYAPAEKPRIWSLARTAGASTTRRGSPEGRGAEGGSCAAAELPLSAKAFRSSAFNLQPLSRSCASHRGLGEPCQYAAAAGEGTGRGAKGGPGGAELGGTCLDRLRTAFRPVLRR from the exons ATGCACACGGACCAAGCAGGGGCGGGAAGGAAGGAACAGTACGGATCTTTTGGCATTTTCGAGAGCAATTATTTCCTTAAAAGTTTTGTCTGCTTGATTAATCGTGCCCCCTTCCCAAGGGTTCCCGCTTCCCATTCCGTTTATTTCCAGGTTTCTATAATTAGTTACTTCAGCCCGGGCTCGCTatccccctcctcacccccctaCCCCCCTAACactttctccccccccctcccttcctgcaCAACCACAGACGCGCATACGCTTCTAAATTCCCCCCGATGGGGCTGCCTCGACAGTCACTGGGCGCCGTCCcgctctctcctctcttctccgCAGTTTTTCGTGCCCGCCAGCCCCAGCACGACCTGCTGTGAGGCTGCCCCCCGCTCCGTGCCGGATGCCTCCTCGGCGCCGGCCGCCgcctccctctgctgctccccgTACGAGAGCCGGCTCCTGGCGCCTGGCCGCGCCGAGCTCAATGCGGCGCTGGGCATGTACGGAGCCCCGTACGCCGCCGGCCAGGGCTACGGCAATTACCTGCCCTACAGCGCCGAGCCCGCCGCGCTCTACACCGCGCTG aatCCCCAGTATGAAATCAAGGAAGGCGCCGGCACATTGCACTCGGGAATCTCGCAGCCCGCTGCCTACTACTCCTACGATCATTCCTTGGGGCAGTACCAGTACGACAG GTACGGGACGGTGGATTTCAGTGGTACGGCCAGACGCAAAAATGCAACGAGAGAGACGACGAGCACTCTCAAGACCTGGTTGTACGAACACCGCAAAAATCCCTACCCCACCAAAGGAGAGAAAATCATGCTGGCCATCATCACCAAAATGACCCTGACACAAGTGTCCACTTGGTTTGCTAACGCCAGACGGAGgctcaagaaagaaaacaaaatgaccTGGTCCCCCAAGAACAAAGCGGGAGATGACAGGAAAGATGAAAACCCGCGGGAAGAGGAGGAATACTGCACGGAGAGCAGAG ACCAGAAGATCTGCAAGGAGGACAAGGAGCTGCAGTTCAGCGACTTGGACGACctagaggaggaggatgaggaagaggaggcggGGAAGCCGGAGAAGGGCCGCGCCAGCTCCCTGCAGGAAGCCCCCAGCCTCGGCGCGGCGCTGCCCGAGACTCCGCGGAGCGACTGCAGCCTGCCCGGCCCCTTCCGCGCCTTTGCCTGCGCCAAGGCGTCCGCCGTAGACTTCAGCCCCGCCGCCCTGCCCGGCCCGCCGTCGCTCTACGCGCCCGCGGAGAAGCCGCGAATCTGGTCGCTGGCGCGCACCGCCGGGGCCAGCACGACGCGCCGGGGCAGCCCCGAGGGCCGCGGCGCGGAGGGGGGCAGCTGCGCGGCGGCAGAGCTGCCCCTGTCCGCCAAGGCCTTCCGGAGCTCTGCTTTCAACTTGCAGCCGCTCTCGCGGAGCTGCGCGTCCCACCGCGGGCTGGGCGAGCCGTGCCAGTACGCGGCTGCGGCGGGCGAAG GCACCGGACGGGGCGCCAAGGGCGGCCCGGGAGGCGCCGAGCTGGGTGGCACCTGCCTGGACAGACTGCGAACGGCGTTCCGGCCGGTGCTGCGGAGGTGA
- the IRX6 gene encoding iroquois-class homeodomain protein IRX-6 isoform X5: MHTDQAGAGRKEQYGSFGIFESNYFLKSFVCLINRAPFPRVPASHSVYFQVSIISYFSPGSLSPSSPPYPPNTFSPPLPSCTTTDAHTLLNSPRWGCLDSHWAPSRSLLSSPQFFVPASPSTTCCEAAPRSVPDASSAPAAASLCCSPYESRLLAPGRAELNAALGMYGAPYAAGQGYGNYLPYSAEPAALYTALNPQYEIKEGAGTLHSGISQPAAYYSYDHSLGQYQYDSRYGTVDFSGTARRKNATRETTSTLKTWLYEHRKNPYPTKGEKIMLAIITKMTLTQVSTWFANARRRLKKENKMTWSPKNKAGDDRKDENPREEEEYCTESRADQKICKEDKELQFSDLDDLEEEDEEEEAGKPEKGRASSLQEAPSLGAALPETPRSDCSLPGPFRAFACAKASAVDFSPAALPGPPSLYAPAEKPRIWSLARTAGASTTRRGSPEGRGAEGGSCAAAELPLSAKAFRSSAFNLQPLSRSCASHRGLGEPCQYAAAAGEGPPTPS, encoded by the exons ATGCACACGGACCAAGCAGGGGCGGGAAGGAAGGAACAGTACGGATCTTTTGGCATTTTCGAGAGCAATTATTTCCTTAAAAGTTTTGTCTGCTTGATTAATCGTGCCCCCTTCCCAAGGGTTCCCGCTTCCCATTCCGTTTATTTCCAGGTTTCTATAATTAGTTACTTCAGCCCGGGCTCGCTatccccctcctcacccccctaCCCCCCTAACactttctccccccccctcccttcctgcaCAACCACAGACGCGCATACGCTTCTAAATTCCCCCCGATGGGGCTGCCTCGACAGTCACTGGGCGCCGTCCcgctctctcctctcttctccgCAGTTTTTCGTGCCCGCCAGCCCCAGCACGACCTGCTGTGAGGCTGCCCCCCGCTCCGTGCCGGATGCCTCCTCGGCGCCGGCCGCCgcctccctctgctgctccccgTACGAGAGCCGGCTCCTGGCGCCTGGCCGCGCCGAGCTCAATGCGGCGCTGGGCATGTACGGAGCCCCGTACGCCGCCGGCCAGGGCTACGGCAATTACCTGCCCTACAGCGCCGAGCCCGCCGCGCTCTACACCGCGCTG aatCCCCAGTATGAAATCAAGGAAGGCGCCGGCACATTGCACTCGGGAATCTCGCAGCCCGCTGCCTACTACTCCTACGATCATTCCTTGGGGCAGTACCAGTACGACAG CAGGTACGGGACGGTGGATTTCAGTGGTACGGCCAGACGCAAAAATGCAACGAGAGAGACGACGAGCACTCTCAAGACCTGGTTGTACGAACACCGCAAAAATCCCTACCCCACCAAAGGAGAGAAAATCATGCTGGCCATCATCACCAAAATGACCCTGACACAAGTGTCCACTTGGTTTGCTAACGCCAGACGGAGgctcaagaaagaaaacaaaatgaccTGGTCCCCCAAGAACAAAGCGGGAGATGACAGGAAAGATGAAAACCCGCGGGAAGAGGAGGAATACTGCACGGAGAGCAGAG CAGACCAGAAGATCTGCAAGGAGGACAAGGAGCTGCAGTTCAGCGACTTGGACGACctagaggaggaggatgaggaagaggaggcggGGAAGCCGGAGAAGGGCCGCGCCAGCTCCCTGCAGGAAGCCCCCAGCCTCGGCGCGGCGCTGCCCGAGACTCCGCGGAGCGACTGCAGCCTGCCCGGCCCCTTCCGCGCCTTTGCCTGCGCCAAGGCGTCCGCCGTAGACTTCAGCCCCGCCGCCCTGCCCGGCCCGCCGTCGCTCTACGCGCCCGCGGAGAAGCCGCGAATCTGGTCGCTGGCGCGCACCGCCGGGGCCAGCACGACGCGCCGGGGCAGCCCCGAGGGCCGCGGCGCGGAGGGGGGCAGCTGCGCGGCGGCAGAGCTGCCCCTGTCCGCCAAGGCCTTCCGGAGCTCTGCTTTCAACTTGCAGCCGCTCTCGCGGAGCTGCGCGTCCCACCGCGGGCTGGGCGAGCCGTGCCAGTACGCGGCTGCGGCGGGCGAAG GGCCGCCCACCCCTTCCTAA
- the IRX6 gene encoding iroquois-class homeodomain protein IRX-6 isoform X2: MHTDQAGAGRKEQYGSFGIFESNYFLKSFVCLINRAPFPRVPASHSVYFQVSIISYFSPGSLSPSSPPYPPNTFSPPLPSCTTTDAHTLLNSPRWGCLDSHWAPSRSLLSSPQFFVPASPSTTCCEAAPRSVPDASSAPAAASLCCSPYESRLLAPGRAELNAALGMYGAPYAAGQGYGNYLPYSAEPAALYTALNPQYEIKEGAGTLHSGISQPAAYYSYDHSLGQYQYDSRYGTVDFSGTARRKNATRETTSTLKTWLYEHRKNPYPTKGEKIMLAIITKMTLTQVSTWFANARRRLKKENKMTWSPKNKAGDDRKDENPREEEEYCTESRDQKICKEDKELQFSDLDDLEEEDEEEEAGKPEKGRASSLQEAPSLGAALPETPRSDCSLPGPFRAFACAKASAVDFSPAALPGPPSLYAPAEKPRIWSLARTAGASTTRRGSPEGRGAEGGSCAAAELPLSAKAFRSSAFNLQPLSRSCASHRGLGEPCQYAAAAGEGTGRGAKGGPGGAELGGTCLDRLRTAFRPVLRR; this comes from the exons ATGCACACGGACCAAGCAGGGGCGGGAAGGAAGGAACAGTACGGATCTTTTGGCATTTTCGAGAGCAATTATTTCCTTAAAAGTTTTGTCTGCTTGATTAATCGTGCCCCCTTCCCAAGGGTTCCCGCTTCCCATTCCGTTTATTTCCAGGTTTCTATAATTAGTTACTTCAGCCCGGGCTCGCTatccccctcctcacccccctaCCCCCCTAACactttctccccccccctcccttcctgcaCAACCACAGACGCGCATACGCTTCTAAATTCCCCCCGATGGGGCTGCCTCGACAGTCACTGGGCGCCGTCCcgctctctcctctcttctccgCAGTTTTTCGTGCCCGCCAGCCCCAGCACGACCTGCTGTGAGGCTGCCCCCCGCTCCGTGCCGGATGCCTCCTCGGCGCCGGCCGCCgcctccctctgctgctccccgTACGAGAGCCGGCTCCTGGCGCCTGGCCGCGCCGAGCTCAATGCGGCGCTGGGCATGTACGGAGCCCCGTACGCCGCCGGCCAGGGCTACGGCAATTACCTGCCCTACAGCGCCGAGCCCGCCGCGCTCTACACCGCGCTG aatCCCCAGTATGAAATCAAGGAAGGCGCCGGCACATTGCACTCGGGAATCTCGCAGCCCGCTGCCTACTACTCCTACGATCATTCCTTGGGGCAGTACCAGTACGACAG CAGGTACGGGACGGTGGATTTCAGTGGTACGGCCAGACGCAAAAATGCAACGAGAGAGACGACGAGCACTCTCAAGACCTGGTTGTACGAACACCGCAAAAATCCCTACCCCACCAAAGGAGAGAAAATCATGCTGGCCATCATCACCAAAATGACCCTGACACAAGTGTCCACTTGGTTTGCTAACGCCAGACGGAGgctcaagaaagaaaacaaaatgaccTGGTCCCCCAAGAACAAAGCGGGAGATGACAGGAAAGATGAAAACCCGCGGGAAGAGGAGGAATACTGCACGGAGAGCAGAG ACCAGAAGATCTGCAAGGAGGACAAGGAGCTGCAGTTCAGCGACTTGGACGACctagaggaggaggatgaggaagaggaggcggGGAAGCCGGAGAAGGGCCGCGCCAGCTCCCTGCAGGAAGCCCCCAGCCTCGGCGCGGCGCTGCCCGAGACTCCGCGGAGCGACTGCAGCCTGCCCGGCCCCTTCCGCGCCTTTGCCTGCGCCAAGGCGTCCGCCGTAGACTTCAGCCCCGCCGCCCTGCCCGGCCCGCCGTCGCTCTACGCGCCCGCGGAGAAGCCGCGAATCTGGTCGCTGGCGCGCACCGCCGGGGCCAGCACGACGCGCCGGGGCAGCCCCGAGGGCCGCGGCGCGGAGGGGGGCAGCTGCGCGGCGGCAGAGCTGCCCCTGTCCGCCAAGGCCTTCCGGAGCTCTGCTTTCAACTTGCAGCCGCTCTCGCGGAGCTGCGCGTCCCACCGCGGGCTGGGCGAGCCGTGCCAGTACGCGGCTGCGGCGGGCGAAG GCACCGGACGGGGCGCCAAGGGCGGCCCGGGAGGCGCCGAGCTGGGTGGCACCTGCCTGGACAGACTGCGAACGGCGTTCCGGCCGGTGCTGCGGAGGTGA
- the IRX6 gene encoding iroquois-class homeodomain protein IRX-6 isoform X1 → MHTDQAGAGRKEQYGSFGIFESNYFLKSFVCLINRAPFPRVPASHSVYFQVSIISYFSPGSLSPSSPPYPPNTFSPPLPSCTTTDAHTLLNSPRWGCLDSHWAPSRSLLSSPQFFVPASPSTTCCEAAPRSVPDASSAPAAASLCCSPYESRLLAPGRAELNAALGMYGAPYAAGQGYGNYLPYSAEPAALYTALNPQYEIKEGAGTLHSGISQPAAYYSYDHSLGQYQYDSRYGTVDFSGTARRKNATRETTSTLKTWLYEHRKNPYPTKGEKIMLAIITKMTLTQVSTWFANARRRLKKENKMTWSPKNKAGDDRKDENPREEEEYCTESRADQKICKEDKELQFSDLDDLEEEDEEEEAGKPEKGRASSLQEAPSLGAALPETPRSDCSLPGPFRAFACAKASAVDFSPAALPGPPSLYAPAEKPRIWSLARTAGASTTRRGSPEGRGAEGGSCAAAELPLSAKAFRSSAFNLQPLSRSCASHRGLGEPCQYAAAAGEGTGRGAKGGPGGAELGGTCLDRLRTAFRPVLRR, encoded by the exons ATGCACACGGACCAAGCAGGGGCGGGAAGGAAGGAACAGTACGGATCTTTTGGCATTTTCGAGAGCAATTATTTCCTTAAAAGTTTTGTCTGCTTGATTAATCGTGCCCCCTTCCCAAGGGTTCCCGCTTCCCATTCCGTTTATTTCCAGGTTTCTATAATTAGTTACTTCAGCCCGGGCTCGCTatccccctcctcacccccctaCCCCCCTAACactttctccccccccctcccttcctgcaCAACCACAGACGCGCATACGCTTCTAAATTCCCCCCGATGGGGCTGCCTCGACAGTCACTGGGCGCCGTCCcgctctctcctctcttctccgCAGTTTTTCGTGCCCGCCAGCCCCAGCACGACCTGCTGTGAGGCTGCCCCCCGCTCCGTGCCGGATGCCTCCTCGGCGCCGGCCGCCgcctccctctgctgctccccgTACGAGAGCCGGCTCCTGGCGCCTGGCCGCGCCGAGCTCAATGCGGCGCTGGGCATGTACGGAGCCCCGTACGCCGCCGGCCAGGGCTACGGCAATTACCTGCCCTACAGCGCCGAGCCCGCCGCGCTCTACACCGCGCTG aatCCCCAGTATGAAATCAAGGAAGGCGCCGGCACATTGCACTCGGGAATCTCGCAGCCCGCTGCCTACTACTCCTACGATCATTCCTTGGGGCAGTACCAGTACGACAG CAGGTACGGGACGGTGGATTTCAGTGGTACGGCCAGACGCAAAAATGCAACGAGAGAGACGACGAGCACTCTCAAGACCTGGTTGTACGAACACCGCAAAAATCCCTACCCCACCAAAGGAGAGAAAATCATGCTGGCCATCATCACCAAAATGACCCTGACACAAGTGTCCACTTGGTTTGCTAACGCCAGACGGAGgctcaagaaagaaaacaaaatgaccTGGTCCCCCAAGAACAAAGCGGGAGATGACAGGAAAGATGAAAACCCGCGGGAAGAGGAGGAATACTGCACGGAGAGCAGAG CAGACCAGAAGATCTGCAAGGAGGACAAGGAGCTGCAGTTCAGCGACTTGGACGACctagaggaggaggatgaggaagaggaggcggGGAAGCCGGAGAAGGGCCGCGCCAGCTCCCTGCAGGAAGCCCCCAGCCTCGGCGCGGCGCTGCCCGAGACTCCGCGGAGCGACTGCAGCCTGCCCGGCCCCTTCCGCGCCTTTGCCTGCGCCAAGGCGTCCGCCGTAGACTTCAGCCCCGCCGCCCTGCCCGGCCCGCCGTCGCTCTACGCGCCCGCGGAGAAGCCGCGAATCTGGTCGCTGGCGCGCACCGCCGGGGCCAGCACGACGCGCCGGGGCAGCCCCGAGGGCCGCGGCGCGGAGGGGGGCAGCTGCGCGGCGGCAGAGCTGCCCCTGTCCGCCAAGGCCTTCCGGAGCTCTGCTTTCAACTTGCAGCCGCTCTCGCGGAGCTGCGCGTCCCACCGCGGGCTGGGCGAGCCGTGCCAGTACGCGGCTGCGGCGGGCGAAG GCACCGGACGGGGCGCCAAGGGCGGCCCGGGAGGCGCCGAGCTGGGTGGCACCTGCCTGGACAGACTGCGAACGGCGTTCCGGCCGGTGCTGCGGAGGTGA